The Montipora foliosa isolate CH-2021 chromosome 10, ASM3666993v2, whole genome shotgun sequence genomic sequence AACTGTTTCATGAACTAAACCAATATCTGAAGAAAACAACAGCTAAGACTactggaaaaaaattgcatctGGATTAGTTTCAACAGCTGGGCCTGTGGGTTCTTCAGCACACTTTGCACAATATTGCCTGgataaataattaacaatattattattcaccaaagtggaggtgaatagtggtggatatctACCGAACCAGGAAGTGGTGAGGTAGATATCCACCATTTTCACCGATACTGAGGTATATACCACGCAGGTTGAATAAACAACGAAccaaaaaaactttatttttgtaaaatacaGTGGAGAATTTCAAATCTTGTGCGCCGCCTACTCgaaggtgaatagtacttggataatcacctccgagttagccaatcagcgtgcgcggagagcactattcacctgtgtggtatatactaaaacattagagacctttagatccACGTTTACGGCTAGCCTCAAACTGCTAGAAGTCACGTGACTAGCGCTTGCCGTCACGTTCGAAGCTAAGTTTTGACGTTTTCAATGGCGGAAGGAAGGTTTTCACGTAAGTCATTTACCTCAGCTCTTCATGGCGTGGAAGTTACGTTATCCAACGTATGAACGGGGCAAATATAGAAAGCAACTTTTCATCTTTCATTTCATGTGAACTAAAGAATCAAAAGAGCAgtggttttatttttctcattgACTGGAACATCACCACTGAGCATCGAGGAAATTCAATATGGAGGTCCGTAATTGTTTACTTGAAACTAAATGCACGAACTATCACAACTTCTAACGCCAAACTGCAAACCTCAAACCACAGTTTGCGGTTAGCCGTAAACGTtgatctaaaggtctctaatataCTCCCCGTATAAAACAACAGCCTgcaacattttttcttttctagcATTTGTAGTGCAGCAATCACACGGATACCTAAAGCAACCTATCCTCGCATGTACAAGGTTCGGTTGGTACAACCTGATGGTTCCACATACTTTATAAGGTATGAAGAACcttacaaaataatcaaaaaGCCAATTGATCCTGCAGCCATGACTGAAGAGGAGAAAAGAGCAAGAATGAATCGCCTCAAGCCTGAGAAACCCAAGAAAATTTATGAAATggaggaagaagaagatgaGAATTACAACCAAAGATCATGGACAAATTTAATCAAGAACAAGGACAGGAATGGACCGAGGCTGAATAGCAACAAAAATTATTCGCAATCTAGACAAGGGTTTGGTTAGTCAGTTGATTTGCATTTTTGCTCAGCTGGTGATAGTGTTTCAGGAACTAGATAAActgaataacaataacaatgatgatgatgatgatgcttgACTTTCTGCAAACAGAACAACCTGTGAGGAGATGGTATTCAAACCCTGCAGGCATAAACACTACTTAGCCTTAGCCTGGACCTGGGGATTAGAGAGTAAGCATCTTCTGGAGGATTAGGGTGGTTCCAATGACTGCAGACACTTGCATTCCTCCCAACACATCTGGAATCCTAAGATCTTTCGAAAAACCCTCCAACCGACAAGACACCACACCCAAAGTACCCACCACTAACGGCACAACCTTCGTTGACACCCAATTCATCTTCCTTATTTTCTTTGCCAGATGAGACCAGCTGATGACTTTCTCGTCCTCTTTAGTCGCCACGTTCTTATCTCAAGGCAACAAGAAAATGACAAATGTCCATTCCTGAGCCACTTGATCCACCAATGTCTGCATGATTATGTCCCATCTTTTGTGTTGTCTTGACGCTCCTATCCCACCAGATCTCCACATTCCCATCCTTCAACATCCCCACCTCATCGGGAACCTCTTTATACCACACATCAGCATACTTCTCACCATACTTCTGACAAAGCTCCCAGTACACCCTCAACCCCATCTGATCATGCCTTCTCCGATAATCCTTCTGCACCAAACCAGTATTGCCACTCCCTACATGCCCAACCAACTCCACCTCCTGGCCACACACTCTACACCTTTGATCTTCATCCTCCTcgataggccactttcgatatattaaaattcagcttggaaGAGAGGTTtaaaggacaaagacaaaggaaagtggatgatatgctaatatctttcacattcattgcaacttgtttctattgtttgtgtcctctctgcctcactatcaagctgaatattgatatttcgaaaatggcctgttGTGGACCAAAATAACCCCCTCACAGAAGATTAAAATGATAGCTAATTTTATATCTCTGAActtgatgatggtgtcatgatgACTCTGAAACGTTATTTCTTTttatcacaataataataataataataataataataataataataataataataataataataataataataataataataataataataataataatgtgtaTGTGTAAACCAGTCCTTAAAAAAGTCTTAAGAATGATTCCATCTTTTATCTGCTAACTTCAGGTAACATTTCATCAAAGCAGAGGGCCTGTAATGGCttcatgaaatttgaaaggggTACATTCCTTCAAAGTAGAATGATGTTTCAAATTCCCATAACCTTTTCCTGTCTGacattgtagctcagtcagGAGAGCAATGCCGATCTAATCATGAAGTCCATCTTGATCACAGTTTTTTTCTGCCCTTGAACTGGCCTATTTCCATTACTAGGGCTAACAATCAAATGGATTACATGGGAATATATACACCTTACAGTTACTGAATGGTTTAACATACATTACACATGGATATTTTGCAAGTTGCATAGCATTTTTCCAAGCCCCAAAGGGgtgaggaaaaaaattaaaaattgagCAAAATGTCTGCacatattatatgttaaaccttTCAATAAGGGATTCCACTATTATGCCATTTTCTAGTACTTTGGCTTCTAGACAATGACCTACAGTGGATAATAACATGATTGTAAAAtatctacatgtatgtcattCTGGACATgagtttttataaaataattaggatagtacaccctcattggtcaatagctgtgtttagatgagagtatggaaacacggctgtaacatcacacaaattttgattggttatgtattgtcagacgtgtgttttgattggctggtaggaactATGagtgtgtatcaagaaaatctgtttgaatcaagaagtgaaaaaaccagcattttccttcatttgtccaactatctttgagaaataatttaatt encodes the following:
- the LOC137974074 gene encoding large ribosomal subunit protein mL55-like, with amino-acid sequence MAASLRAKFGCLWRNLLLENSLNVLSLYFKRKSSICSAAITRIPKATYPRMYKVRLVQPDGSTYFIRYEEPYKIIKKPIDPAAMTEEEKRARMNRLKPEKPKKIYEMEEEEDENYNQRSWTNLIKNKDRNGPRLNSNKNYSQSRQGFG